A genomic window from Daphnia magna isolate NIES linkage group LG9, ASM2063170v1.1, whole genome shotgun sequence includes:
- the LOC116922290 gene encoding uncharacterized protein LOC116922290 — MADQILKAIMKFLWIGKVERPNKTVVYRPVSQGGLGMVNTHLFYRSLFLCPMYKVLTGPNSPESSLLRYWMSFPLRTVLPLYKNNTVPVAVMKRPTYLQEPLHQIKQLFASSILVQGSPMVHRKTYNHWILEVTTLGKLEILRPNLDWPRIWKETAALPSNIRETMFLFNQRLLPTRTRCHRLDPSKDATCPICHQHPETDEHLTFQCPERHIVWSWLEGTIRQMGCKSSKEDLIRGHFGPIGNLRQTFTLLAAYIFITWKARNTHRIPRQEEVESLWKALFPPSPLLSI, encoded by the coding sequence atggCTGACCAGATTTTAAAGGCtatcatgaaatttctatggattGGAAAAGTTGAAAGGCCGAACAAAACTGTAGTTTATCGTCCTGTTAGTCAAGGgggactgggaatggtcaacacacatcttttttaccgttcccttttcttgtgtcCTATGTATAAAGTCCTGACAGGCCCCAATAgtccagaaagctctctacttcgttattggatgtcctttcctcttCGAACCGTACTACCTCTCTACAAGAACAACACCGTACCCGTTGCAGTTATGAAGAGGCCCacttaccttcaggaacccctgcacCAAATAAAACAACTATTTGCCTCTTCGATCCTGGTGCAGGGGAGTCCAATGGTGCACAGGAAAACATAcaaccattggatcctggaggtGACCACTTTGGGGAAGCTGGAGATCCTAAGGCCTAACCTGGATTGGCCacgtatctggaaggagactgcagccctgccAAGCAACATCAGAGAAACCATGTTCCTTttcaaccagcgacttctccctaccaggaccagatgccatcggttagATCCTTCCAAAGATGCAACATGTCCAATCTGCCATCAGCACCcagaaaccgatgagcatctgacATTCCAATGTCCTGAACGCCacatcgtttggagctggttggaaggaaccATACGTCAAATGGGCTGCAAGTCTTCCAAAGAAGATCTCATTCGTGGCCATTTTGGGCCAATAGGTAATCTCCGGCAAACAtttactcttctggctgcATACATCTTCATCACCTGGAAAGCAAGAAATACCCATCGTATCCCTCgccaagaagaagtagagagcttatgGAAAGCACTTTTTCCTCCCAGTCCACTCCTTTCCATTTAG